The region GGGCACGGCGAGTCTAAACACGATCGCCTCGGAGACCTTCCGGACCCAGCTGCCGACCTACCTGACCTCGGCCAACCCACCGGATCTCTACACCTGGTACGCGGGCTCCGTCGCCAACGACTACGCCAGCAAGGACCTGTTGCTGGACGTCTCCGACGTCTGGAAGTCGCTGGGCGACTACCCCGAGTCGCTGCGCATCCTCTCCACCGCCGCCAGCGGCAAGCAGGTCTTCGTTCCGATGAACAACTACTGGTGGGGCTTCTTCTACCGCAAGTCCAACTTCGCCAAGTGGGGCGTGCAGGAGCCGAAGACCTGGACCGACTTCCTGGCGCTGTGCGAGACGCTGAAGAGCAAGGGCGTCCCGCCGATCGGCATCGGTCTCGGCGACACCCCGTGGGTGGCCTCGGCCTGGTTCGACTACCTGAACATCCGGATCAACGGCGCGCCCTTCCACCGCGAGCTGCTCGCCGGCAAGCAGCGCTTCGACGACCCCAAGGTCAAGGCGGTCTTCACCCGCTGGCGCGAAGCACTGCCCTACTTCGACCCCAAGGGCAAGGCGTACCCGTTCCAGGAGGCGACCACCGCGCTGCTGGCCGGCAAGACCGGGATGTTCCTGATCGGCACGTTCTTCGCCGACGCGGCGCCCAAGGACGCCCTCGGTGACCTGGACTTCTTCCGGTTCCCGATCATCGACCCGGCGGTGCCGCTGGCCGAGGAGGCCCCGACGGACGGTTTCTTCGCCAGCGCGAAGACCGCCAACCCGACCGGCACCAAGGCCCTGCTGACCTACCTCTCCGGGGTCGAGGCCCAGGAGGCGTACGTCAAGGCCAGCTCCGGCATCGTGCTGCCGGCCAATCCCAAGGCCAAGGCGTCCGACTCGCCGCTGGTGGTCAAGGGCAAGGCGATGCTCGGCGAGGCCAAGGAGCTGACCCAGTTCTTCAACCGGGACTCCAGCGACGCGCTCCAGCCGACCGCGGACACCGCGCTGACCAAGTTCATCGACAAGCCGGACCAGATCGACGCGATCCTGCGGGAGTGGCAGGCCGGCGCCGAGAAGGTCTTCAAGGGCTGACGTGACAGCAACGATCTCCCCGACTTCGGTCACCCCCACCCGGCGGCGGCGACGGTCGGCTCGACTGTCGCCGCTGCTGGTGGCCTTCGTCCTCGTGCCGTTCGCGGTCGAGAGCATCTGGGTGTTCTGGCCGGCGCTCCAGGGCTTCTGGTTCTCGCTCACCCGCTGGGACGGGAT is a window of Micromonospora sp. WMMD961 DNA encoding:
- a CDS encoding extracellular solute-binding protein, translating into MSDFDPGRRRFLGHLGLAGLGALGASSFLSACASSASGPTTSNGSGAVTIQSNLSSPQAKAAMEKLIETFNAQGKGTASLNTIASETFRTQLPTYLTSANPPDLYTWYAGSVANDYASKDLLLDVSDVWKSLGDYPESLRILSTAASGKQVFVPMNNYWWGFFYRKSNFAKWGVQEPKTWTDFLALCETLKSKGVPPIGIGLGDTPWVASAWFDYLNIRINGAPFHRELLAGKQRFDDPKVKAVFTRWREALPYFDPKGKAYPFQEATTALLAGKTGMFLIGTFFADAAPKDALGDLDFFRFPIIDPAVPLAEEAPTDGFFASAKTANPTGTKALLTYLSGVEAQEAYVKASSGIVLPANPKAKASDSPLVVKGKAMLGEAKELTQFFNRDSSDALQPTADTALTKFIDKPDQIDAILREWQAGAEKVFKG